The Cytobacillus oceanisediminis genomic interval CAGGCATCCTGGGATAATTTGAAATAAATTTGGTTAAACAGGAAGCATGTCTGCGGAAGATATGCTTTCTGTTTTATATTTTTATAATATGCAAAACCCCATAGCAAAAAGGCATCCCCAAAAAGGGAAGTTCGCTTTATACTATTGTAAAAGACAAAGCAGCGGGGGATGTAAATGTTCAAAAAGAGCATTAGGAATAAACTGATTGTTCTATTGATGGTAGCCACGATCGTTCCATTTGGGGCGTCTATAATCATCACATATTATCATACAGCGGAATCATTGAAAGACCAGGCCATTAAGGAAAATAGCAATCTATTATATCAAGGAAAAGTGAACCTGGAGGGTTACATAAATGAGCTGGACGGATTAACACTATCCCTTTACAATAATCCAGGTTTAATAAACTTTTTAAAAGATCCCCAAAAGGAAAATAATTATCAGGCAGTAGAGGCTGTAAGAAATGTGATTTCTACCATACTGTATGCAGAAGAAAATATCAAAAGAGTCAACATTGCTGTTGCAAAGGAAGATCGGCTTATAACAGCTTCCAGGCGCTCTACAGTTATTTTTTCAAAGAAGCTGACAAATGCCAATCAGGAATTTTACGTAAAAGCAAAAGAAAGTCCAAGCAATATGTATCTTGAGCCTATTCATAGGATAAAGGAGCCTGAGGACAAAAAGCCTAAAAATGTAATAACGCTCCACAGATCTTTAATCAATATTCCATCAGATGATGTATTGGCATATATCTCACTGGAGTTCTCACCAGATCAAATAACCAATATCAGCCGTAATCTTTATTCGGGGGATAATGAAGAATTCTATATAATATCTCCTGAAGGTGATTTGATTTACCATTCAACTGATGAAGATACTAAAACGCCTGATTGGATCAATTGGGTGATCAGTACAAATAAAGAAAATGGCACGGTTGAATGGAAAGAAGGTTCATTCAACGGCGTTATGATATACGATCAATTATCGCAAAATTCTGGCGGCTGGTATCTTGTTAAACGTGTCCCATATACCACTTTATATGAAAGTGCATTCAGCGTAGCGAAAATAAATATCATGTTTGGCGTAATCGGACTCATCCTGGTTATTCTCGCCACTCTATTTATATCTGTTAGAATCACTTCACCAATCAGAATCCTGCTGAAATATATTGACCAGGTTGAAAAGGG includes:
- a CDS encoding sensor histidine kinase, whose translation is MFKKSIRNKLIVLLMVATIVPFGASIIITYYHTAESLKDQAIKENSNLLYQGKVNLEGYINELDGLTLSLYNNPGLINFLKDPQKENNYQAVEAVRNVISTILYAEENIKRVNIAVAKEDRLITASRRSTVIFSKKLTNANQEFYVKAKESPSNMYLEPIHRIKEPEDKKPKNVITLHRSLINIPSDDVLAYISLEFSPDQITNISRNLYSGDNEEFYIISPEGDLIYHSTDEDTKTPDWINWVISTNKENGTVEWKEGSFNGVMIYDQLSQNSGGWYLVKRVPYTTLYESAFSVAKINIMFGVIGLILVILATLFISVRITSPIRILLKYIDQVEKGNLNVRFQSFGNDEIGYLGDRFKQMIDKINDLINREYKLQLENKTNQLKVLQSQVNPHFLYNALQSIGTAALKNQGPQIYSSVTRLSKIMRYSMNMEEDMVPLQREIEHTKAYLLLQKERFGDQLQFRFQLDEEAFGFPVPKMILQPIVENYFKHGFDAREKTGEVSITCRQDEFYLDILIEDNGTGVSESRLEEIRLHLMNDRIGQKGELTNIGLKNVYTRLKLYYGNRAYLQLKNLERGGLLVSIKLPKRMEGG